From the genome of Nomia melanderi isolate GNS246 chromosome 14, iyNomMela1, whole genome shotgun sequence, one region includes:
- the Arl4 gene encoding ADP ribosylation factor-like 4 isoform X1, whose translation MGAGMGRSGTSGGFLEALPTGTPLHVAMLGLDSAGKTTALYRLKFDQYLNTVPTIGFNCERIRGGIGKAKGVNFLVWDVGGQEKLRPLWKSYTRCTDGIIFVVDSCDAERLEEAKMELTRTARSPDNAGVPILILANKQDLPGAKEVGELEKHLGVLELAGMPGSACIRVQPACAITGEGLHEGLDTLYQLILKRRKLAKLNRKRAR comes from the exons ATGGGTGCCGGGATGGGCAGGAGCGGGACGAGCGGCGGGTTCCTCGAGGCGCTTCCTACGGGAACGCCGCTCCACGTGGCCATGCTCGGCCTGGACAGCGCCGGGAAGACCACCGCTTTGTATCGCCTCAAGTTCGACCAATACCTGAACACCGTGCCCACCATAGGATTCAACTGCGAGAGAATTCGCGGTGGCATCGGCAAGGCGAAAG GTGTGAATTTCCTGGTGTGGGACGTGGGCGGTCAGGAGAAGCTGCGACCTCTGTGGAAGTCGTACACCCGTTGCACCGACGGGATCATCTTCGTGGTGGACTCCTGCGACGCGGAGAGGCTCGAGGAGGCGAAGATGGAGCTGACCAGGACGGCCAGGAGCCCTGACAACGCTGGCGTGCCTATTTTGATCCTGGCCAACAAGCAGGACCTGCCAG GTGCCAAAGAGGTCGGCGAGCTGGAGAAGCACCTAGGCGTCCTGGAGCTGGCAGGCATGCCCGGCAGCGCGTGCATCAGGGTGCAGCCAGCCTGCGCGATCACCGGCGAAGGTCTGCACGAAGGACTGGACACGCTGTACCAGCTGATCCTGAAACGGCGCAAGCTCGCCAAGCTGAACAGGAAGCGGGCCAGGTAG
- the Arl4 gene encoding ADP ribosylation factor-like 4 isoform X2: MGAGMGRSGTSGGFLEALPTGTPLHVAMLGLDSAGKTTALYRLKFDQYLNTVPTIGFNCERIRGGIGKAKGVNFLVWDVGGQEKLRPLWKSYTRCTDGIIFVVDSCDAERLEEAKMELTRTARSPDNAGVPILILANKQDLPGAKEVGELEKHLGVLELAGMPGSACIRVQPACAITGEGLHEGLDTLYQLILKRRKLAKLNRKRAR; the protein is encoded by the exons ATGGGTGCCGGGATGGGCAGGAGCGGGACGAGCGGCGGGTTCCTCGAGGCGCTTCCTACGGGAACGCCGCTCCACGTGGCCATGCTCGGCCTGGACAGCGCCGGGAAGACCACCGCTTTGTATCGCCTCAAGTTCGACCAATACCTGAACACCGTGCCCACCATAGGATTCAACTGCGAGAGAATTCGCGGTGGCATCGGCAAGGCGAAAG GTGTGAATTTCCTGGTGTGGGACGTGGGCGGTCAGGAGAAGCTGCGACCTCTGTGGAAGTCGTACACCCGTTGCACCGACGGGATCATCTTCGTGGTGGACTCCTGCGACGCGGAGAGGCTCGAGGAGGCGAAGATGGAGCTGACCAGGACGGCCAGGAGCCCTGACAACGCTGGCGTGCCTATTTTGATCCTGGCCAACAAGCAGGACCTGCCAG GTGCCAAAGAGGTCGGCGAGCTGGAGAAGCACCTAGGCGTCCTGGAGCTGGCAGGCATGCCCGGCAGCGCGTGCATCAGGGTGCAGCCAGCCTGCGCGATCACCGGCGAAGGTCTGCACGAAGGACTGGACACGCTGTACCAGCTGATCCTGAAACGGCGCAAGCTCGCCAAGCTGAACAGGAAGCGGGCCAG